From a single Couchioplanes caeruleus genomic region:
- a CDS encoding DUF503 domain-containing protein — protein MYTETAVFDLLLPGDSRSLKQKRGYVRPIIALLKKFEVSVAEVGMHDLHGRALIGVAAVAGEPGHARAVVDTCENQVAGRPEVEVLSVRRRLFGDDD, from the coding sequence ATGTATACGGAGACTGCGGTATTCGACCTGCTCCTGCCCGGTGACTCCCGCTCGCTCAAGCAGAAGCGCGGCTACGTACGGCCGATCATCGCTCTGCTGAAGAAGTTCGAGGTGAGCGTCGCCGAGGTGGGGATGCACGACCTGCACGGGCGGGCGCTGATCGGGGTGGCGGCGGTTGCGGGGGAGCCCGGGCATGCTCGGGCTGTGGTGGATACCTGTGAGAACCAGGTTGCTGGGCGGCCTGAGGTTGAGGTGTTGTCCGTGCGACGGCGGTTGTTCGGGGATGACGACTGA
- the rbfA gene encoding 30S ribosome-binding factor RbfA, whose protein sequence is MSDPAKTRRHAERVRELVASLVREIKDPRLGMVTITDARITGDLRDAHVYYTVLGDQTEQASTAAALESAKGMLRSRVGHALGLRHSPSLAFVLDNVLDHAKEIDDLLAAARHRDAEVQRLAAGKQYAGDPDPYKAEPEDEDEADERVGAEEKR, encoded by the coding sequence ATGTCGGACCCGGCCAAGACGCGCCGGCACGCGGAGCGTGTCCGGGAGTTGGTGGCTTCGCTGGTGCGCGAGATCAAGGATCCCCGGCTCGGCATGGTGACGATCACGGACGCCCGGATCACGGGTGACCTGCGCGACGCCCACGTGTACTACACCGTGCTGGGTGATCAGACCGAGCAGGCCTCGACCGCCGCCGCGCTGGAGAGCGCCAAGGGCATGTTGCGCAGCCGGGTGGGTCACGCGCTCGGGCTGCGGCACTCGCCGAGCCTCGCCTTCGTCCTGGACAACGTGCTGGACCACGCCAAGGAGATCGACGACCTGCTGGCCGCGGCTCGCCATCGGGATGCCGAGGTGCAGCGGCTGGCCGCCGGGAAGCAGTATGCCGGCGATCCGGACCCGTACAAGGCGGAGCCGGAGGACGAGGACGAGGCCGACGAGCGGGTGGGCGCCGAGGAGAAACGGTGA
- a CDS encoding DHH family phosphoesterase has protein sequence MSDADWGAAVRTVRELAPEGRVLLVCHVNPDGDALGSMLGFALGLRRLGVRRMQATFPGPFEVPEPFTALPGLELLVPEQEAYANPDLALVFDVAAESRMGALADRVSAAGATVVLDHHASNTGFGDVNLVDATAAATSVVVEELLRRLGVPLDVEIAECLYVALATDTGSFRFDMTTPRVHEMAARLIATGLRPGEISRRIFDSRPFGAMKLFADVLGRAQLDPTAAAGHGMVWTYATLEDLERHGQRPYVLDALIDPVRSVAEVDVAVVVKQTGDAEWAVSMRSKGAVDVSAVAVALGGGGHRLAAGFTGYGTPGDVVFSVREQLTAHLLT, from the coding sequence ATCTCGGACGCTGACTGGGGTGCCGCGGTGCGTACGGTGCGGGAGCTCGCTCCTGAGGGCCGGGTGCTGCTGGTCTGCCACGTGAATCCCGACGGCGACGCGCTGGGCAGCATGCTCGGGTTCGCGCTCGGGCTGCGGCGGCTGGGCGTGCGCCGGATGCAGGCGACCTTCCCCGGCCCGTTCGAGGTGCCCGAGCCGTTCACCGCGCTGCCCGGCCTCGAGCTGCTGGTGCCGGAGCAGGAGGCGTACGCGAATCCGGATCTGGCCCTGGTCTTCGACGTGGCGGCGGAGTCTCGCATGGGCGCCCTGGCGGACCGGGTGAGCGCCGCGGGTGCGACGGTCGTGCTGGACCATCACGCCTCGAACACCGGTTTCGGCGACGTGAACCTGGTCGACGCCACCGCGGCCGCCACGTCGGTGGTCGTCGAGGAGCTGCTGCGGCGGCTGGGCGTGCCGCTGGACGTGGAGATCGCCGAGTGCCTGTACGTGGCGCTGGCGACGGACACCGGCTCGTTCCGGTTCGACATGACGACGCCGCGGGTGCACGAGATGGCGGCCCGGCTGATCGCGACCGGGCTGCGGCCGGGGGAGATCTCGCGGCGCATCTTCGACAGCCGGCCGTTCGGGGCGATGAAGCTGTTCGCCGACGTCCTGGGGCGGGCGCAGCTGGATCCGACGGCCGCGGCCGGGCACGGCATGGTGTGGACGTACGCGACGCTCGAGGACCTCGAGCGGCACGGGCAGCGGCCGTACGTGCTCGACGCGCTGATCGATCCGGTGCGGTCGGTGGCGGAGGTGGACGTGGCGGTGGTCGTGAAGCAGACCGGCGACGCCGAATGGGCGGTGTCCATGCGCAGCAAAGGTGCCGTGGACGTGAGCGCGGTGGCGGTGGCGCTGGGCGGTGGCGGGCACCGGCTGGCGGCGGGCTTCACCGGGTACGGGACCCCCGGCGATGTCGTCTTCTCCGTACGGGAGCAATTGACCGCGCATCTGCTCACCTAG
- a CDS encoding MATE family efflux transporter, whose protein sequence is MSPSAVVADRTLTGRIAALAVPALVVLAAEPLYVLVDTAVVGHLGRVPLAAVAVGGTVMSLAVWFGTLMAYGTTGRAARRFGAGDRTAAVAEGVQASWLALTTGVLLALLAQLFAGPLTRALASDPATAQAAAGWLRIAVLGAPGLLLAAAGNGWMRGVQDTRRPLYFVLGANVLSAVLCPLLVYLAGWGLTGSAVANVVAQSLSGGLFLWALVRERTPLRPDVAVIGNQLVLGRDLLIRGAAFQACWLSATAVAARFGVAAVGAHQIALQLWFFAALTLDAVAIAAQSLVGAALGAGDHVAAREVARRVTIVGGIAGLAFAVLAAAGADVIPGLFTGDRAVHDQAAVVWPWFVGMLPFAGVVYALDGVMIGAGDVGYLRTMTLVGALGGFLPLIWLAYAFRWGLPGIWAGLAVFTLVRLVALLVRWRGSRWAVLGVTR, encoded by the coding sequence ATGAGCCCGTCCGCCGTGGTCGCCGACCGCACCCTGACCGGGCGCATCGCTGCGCTCGCCGTGCCGGCGCTGGTCGTGCTGGCGGCCGAGCCGCTCTACGTGCTGGTCGACACGGCCGTCGTGGGCCACCTCGGCCGGGTGCCCCTCGCCGCGGTTGCCGTCGGCGGCACGGTGATGTCGCTCGCCGTCTGGTTCGGCACGCTGATGGCGTACGGCACGACCGGCCGCGCCGCCCGCAGGTTCGGCGCCGGCGACCGCACGGCGGCCGTCGCCGAAGGGGTCCAGGCGTCCTGGCTGGCGCTGACCACCGGCGTGCTGCTGGCGCTGCTCGCCCAGCTCTTCGCCGGCCCGCTCACCCGGGCCCTCGCGAGCGATCCGGCAACGGCGCAGGCGGCCGCCGGATGGCTGCGCATCGCCGTGCTGGGTGCGCCGGGTCTGCTCCTCGCCGCGGCCGGGAACGGCTGGATGCGCGGCGTGCAGGACACCCGCCGCCCGCTGTATTTCGTGCTCGGCGCGAACGTGCTCTCCGCCGTGCTCTGCCCCCTGCTGGTGTACCTGGCCGGATGGGGCCTGACCGGCTCCGCCGTGGCCAACGTCGTCGCCCAGAGCCTCTCCGGCGGCCTGTTCCTGTGGGCGCTGGTCCGCGAGCGCACACCCCTGCGGCCCGACGTCGCGGTGATCGGTAACCAGCTGGTCCTGGGGCGTGACCTGCTGATCCGCGGCGCGGCGTTCCAGGCCTGCTGGCTGTCGGCGACGGCCGTGGCCGCCCGGTTCGGGGTCGCCGCCGTCGGCGCCCATCAGATCGCCCTGCAGCTGTGGTTCTTCGCCGCGCTGACGCTGGACGCGGTCGCCATCGCCGCGCAGTCGCTGGTCGGCGCCGCGCTCGGGGCCGGGGACCACGTGGCGGCACGCGAGGTGGCCCGCCGGGTGACCATCGTGGGCGGAATCGCCGGCCTGGCGTTCGCGGTGCTGGCCGCGGCGGGCGCCGACGTGATCCCCGGGTTGTTCACCGGTGACCGGGCCGTCCACGACCAGGCCGCGGTCGTGTGGCCCTGGTTCGTCGGCATGCTGCCGTTCGCCGGTGTCGTCTACGCCCTCGACGGGGTGATGATCGGCGCGGGCGACGTCGGCTACCTGCGCACGATGACCCTGGTGGGCGCGCTCGGCGGTTTCCTGCCGCTGATCTGGCTCGCGTACGCGTTCCGCTGGGGCCTGCCCGGCATCTGGGCCGGCCTCGCCGTGTTCACGCTGGTCCGCCTCGTCGCCCTGCTCGTGCGGTGGCGGGGCTCGCGCTGGGCGGTCCTGGGCGTCACCCGCTGA
- the truB gene encoding tRNA pseudouridine(55) synthase TruB gives MNTDGLIVVDKPAGMTSHDVVARIRRLAKTRRVGHGGTLDPMATGVLVIGVNRATRLLTYVIGSRKSYLATIRLGQSTVTDDAEGDVTATISAAEVTEEAVRAGLAAQVGEIDQVPSAVSAIKVNGQRAYKRVRDGEEVELAARRITIHSLDVLDVRHSGDVVDVDVDVTCSSGTYIRAIARDLGRGLGVGGHLTALRRTAVGAMTLAEASTLEQLEQRAPDVVSLSLAEAAGRAFPRRDATVDEVRVLSHGGPLEPVGIEGPYAVFDPAGEVLAVVSERGGRARAEIVLAPA, from the coding sequence GTGAACACCGACGGTCTCATCGTTGTGGACAAGCCGGCCGGGATGACCTCCCACGACGTCGTGGCGCGGATCCGGCGGCTGGCCAAGACCCGCAGGGTGGGGCACGGCGGCACGCTGGACCCGATGGCCACCGGCGTTCTCGTCATCGGCGTCAACCGGGCTACCCGGCTGCTGACGTACGTGATCGGCTCCCGCAAGAGCTACCTCGCGACGATCCGGCTGGGCCAGTCGACCGTCACCGACGACGCCGAGGGTGACGTGACCGCCACGATCTCGGCGGCGGAGGTCACCGAGGAGGCGGTACGGGCCGGGCTGGCGGCTCAGGTCGGCGAGATCGACCAGGTGCCCAGCGCGGTCAGCGCGATCAAGGTGAACGGGCAGCGGGCGTACAAGCGGGTCCGCGACGGCGAGGAGGTCGAGCTCGCCGCGCGCCGGATCACGATCCACAGCCTCGACGTGCTGGACGTGCGGCACTCCGGTGACGTGGTCGACGTCGACGTGGACGTCACCTGCTCGAGCGGTACGTACATCCGGGCGATCGCCCGGGACCTGGGCCGGGGGCTGGGCGTCGGGGGCCACCTCACCGCGCTGCGGCGTACGGCGGTGGGCGCGATGACGCTGGCCGAGGCGTCGACGCTGGAGCAGCTCGAGCAGCGGGCGCCGGACGTCGTGTCGCTGTCCCTGGCCGAGGCCGCCGGGCGGGCGTTCCCGCGCCGCGACGCCACGGTGGACGAGGTGCGGGTGCTCAGCCACGGCGGCCCGCTGGAGCCGGTCGGCATCGAGGGCCCGTACGCCGTCTTCGACCCGGCGGGCGAGGTCCTGGCCGTCGTCTCCGAGCGCGGCGGCAGGGCCCGCGCCGAGATCGTGCTGGCCCCGGCCTAG
- a CDS encoding response regulator — protein sequence MTAENPRILLVEDEELNRTLVKAVLARAEVAAVRAAEVLEAPTLAAARSRLDAEDVDLVLLDMNLPDGNGLSLAGELADGTATAGRRRPAVVAVTASVLPQDRAAALEAGCDGFLDKPYAAADLVAVVAEHLPKR from the coding sequence GTGACGGCCGAGAACCCGCGAATTCTGCTCGTCGAGGACGAGGAGCTGAACCGCACGCTGGTCAAGGCGGTACTCGCCCGGGCCGAGGTGGCCGCCGTCCGGGCGGCCGAGGTGCTGGAGGCGCCGACCCTGGCCGCGGCGCGGAGCCGGCTGGACGCGGAGGACGTCGACCTGGTCCTGCTCGACATGAACCTGCCGGACGGCAACGGCCTGTCACTCGCCGGCGAGCTGGCGGACGGTACGGCGACGGCCGGGCGCCGGCGACCGGCCGTGGTGGCGGTCACTGCCAGCGTGCTCCCCCAGGACCGGGCGGCGGCGCTGGAGGCGGGCTGCGACGGGTTCCTCGACAAGCCGTACGCGGCCGCCGACCTGGTCGCCGTCGTCGCCGAGCACCTGCCGAAGCGCTAG
- a CDS encoding response regulator encodes MHIDWSAFILLTAEFTFVVLFARALLGYLRGRDPLQRDATLVFLPCTLLFCADVARRLNADLPAWVSMVTLTVLLAQPYLTVRLASRLRGVPRWLHVAMFATFLAVAVPMLFVPRPLPVGWLIFAVGSFFCSELMAAALLYGKARTRSGANRARLTIASGATVAFAVMIVLIGIAALPHADPAFGVTNRVLALLSGIGYLIAFLPPRWLRRAFSASAAQSVTERLLHAHVETPDQVWQTYAEIMRVQTGADAVAVLMPRPDGQLAPIGYAGPSISMPAELGATDLTALIRAGRPARLREGGDALVRHFGDDLGDDFVTLMSMPVPPDAEGAVLLFNRHRSLFSDDDLRLLALLGGQAGILAERQAVLAAQHRMAAELSASVEALTRASQAKSAFLANMSHELRTPLNAIIGFSDLMRLEEPDGDRRRVPADWVEHIHTSGRHLLGLINDILDLAKVEAGRLDLRLAPLRVDTAVAELLTSLSPLIGTKGLEVVTALRPATANADRVRFRQIVENLLSNAIKFTPAGGRITVATSVEDDRVAVIVSDTGVGIAAADHHRVFEEFQQVGDPDRQRAGTGLGLALTKRLVEAHDGEISLHSAPGEGSSFTVRLPAAPEGRPVTESRPGEGARVLLVEDDPQAAELLSTQLGNAGYHVDVIATGEAALSAAAERPPDAIVLDVALPGIDGFEVLRRLKADPGLAGIPVFFATIIDERQAGIALGADDYFVKPIDQAALLGALARAIATRPTPRVLVVDHDDAVRRAIEDGLRAGGADVVAVADGRDGLAKSRESRFDLIVCELQTHEDDGFDMIAALEQDPATRDVPVVGLTQAAGDASLMALAGGVVATTMAGGTGTQGFAPLLGVRTDVDKEQR; translated from the coding sequence ATGCACATCGACTGGAGTGCTTTCATCCTGCTGACGGCGGAATTCACCTTCGTCGTCCTTTTCGCGCGGGCGCTCCTCGGCTACCTGCGCGGACGCGACCCTCTGCAACGGGACGCGACCCTGGTCTTCCTGCCCTGCACGCTGCTCTTCTGCGCCGACGTGGCGCGGCGGCTGAACGCGGACCTGCCCGCGTGGGTCAGCATGGTCACACTGACCGTGCTGCTCGCCCAGCCGTACCTGACCGTGCGGCTCGCGAGCCGGCTGCGCGGGGTGCCGCGGTGGCTGCACGTCGCCATGTTCGCGACGTTCCTCGCGGTGGCCGTACCCATGCTGTTCGTGCCCCGGCCGCTGCCGGTCGGCTGGCTGATCTTCGCGGTCGGCAGCTTCTTCTGCAGCGAGCTCATGGCGGCGGCGCTGCTGTACGGCAAGGCCCGCACCCGGTCCGGCGCCAACCGCGCACGGCTCACGATCGCCTCCGGGGCCACCGTGGCGTTCGCGGTGATGATCGTGCTGATCGGCATCGCCGCACTGCCCCACGCGGACCCGGCTTTCGGCGTCACCAACCGGGTGCTGGCCCTGCTCTCCGGCATCGGCTACCTCATCGCGTTCCTGCCGCCGCGCTGGCTGCGCCGGGCCTTCTCCGCCTCCGCGGCGCAGTCGGTGACCGAGCGCCTGCTGCACGCCCACGTCGAGACCCCGGACCAGGTCTGGCAGACGTACGCGGAGATCATGCGCGTGCAGACCGGGGCCGACGCGGTCGCCGTCCTCATGCCGCGACCGGACGGCCAGCTCGCGCCGATCGGCTATGCCGGGCCGTCGATCAGCATGCCGGCCGAGCTCGGCGCGACCGACCTCACCGCGCTCATCCGCGCCGGCCGGCCGGCCCGCCTGCGCGAGGGCGGCGACGCCCTGGTCCGGCACTTCGGCGACGACCTCGGCGACGACTTCGTGACGCTGATGAGCATGCCGGTGCCGCCGGACGCGGAGGGCGCGGTGCTGCTGTTCAACCGGCACCGCAGCCTGTTCAGCGACGACGACCTGCGGCTGCTCGCGCTGCTCGGCGGCCAGGCCGGCATCCTCGCCGAGCGGCAGGCCGTCCTGGCGGCACAGCACCGGATGGCCGCGGAGCTGAGCGCGTCGGTGGAGGCCCTGACCCGGGCGAGCCAGGCGAAGAGCGCGTTCCTGGCCAACATGAGCCACGAGCTGCGGACCCCGCTCAACGCGATCATCGGCTTCAGCGACCTGATGCGGCTGGAGGAGCCGGACGGCGACCGGCGCCGCGTTCCCGCCGACTGGGTCGAGCACATCCACACCAGCGGGCGGCACCTGCTGGGGCTCATCAACGACATCCTGGACCTGGCCAAGGTGGAGGCCGGGCGGCTGGACCTGCGCCTGGCGCCGCTGCGCGTGGACACCGCCGTGGCCGAGCTGCTCACCAGCCTGTCGCCGCTCATCGGCACGAAAGGGCTGGAGGTCGTCACGGCGCTGCGGCCGGCCACCGCGAACGCCGACCGGGTGCGCTTCCGGCAGATCGTCGAGAACCTGCTGTCGAACGCGATCAAGTTCACCCCCGCGGGCGGCCGGATCACCGTCGCGACCTCCGTCGAGGACGACCGGGTGGCGGTCATCGTCTCGGACACCGGCGTCGGGATCGCGGCGGCCGACCACCACCGGGTGTTCGAGGAGTTCCAGCAGGTCGGCGACCCGGACCGGCAGCGCGCCGGCACCGGCCTCGGGCTCGCGCTCACCAAGCGCCTCGTCGAGGCCCACGACGGGGAGATCTCGCTGCACTCGGCGCCGGGAGAGGGCAGTTCCTTCACCGTACGGCTGCCCGCGGCGCCCGAGGGCCGGCCCGTGACGGAGAGCCGCCCCGGCGAGGGCGCACGGGTGCTGCTGGTGGAGGACGACCCGCAGGCGGCGGAGCTGCTGAGCACCCAGCTGGGCAACGCGGGCTACCACGTCGACGTCATCGCGACCGGCGAGGCCGCCCTGTCCGCCGCCGCCGAACGCCCACCGGACGCGATCGTGCTCGACGTGGCGCTGCCCGGCATCGACGGCTTCGAGGTGCTCCGGCGGCTCAAAGCCGACCCCGGGCTGGCCGGCATTCCGGTGTTCTTCGCCACCATCATCGACGAGCGGCAGGCCGGGATCGCGCTGGGCGCCGACGACTACTTCGTGAAGCCGATCGACCAGGCGGCGTTGCTCGGCGCGCTGGCCAGGGCGATCGCGACCCGGCCCACCCCGCGGGTGCTCGTGGTCGACCACGACGACGCCGTGCGCCGGGCGATCGAGGACGGCCTGCGCGCCGGGGGCGCCGACGTGGTCGCCGTCGCCGACGGGCGCGACGGGCTCGCCAAGAGCCGGGAGAGCCGCTTCGACCTCATCGTCTGCGAGCTGCAGACCCACGAGGACGACGGCTTCGACATGATCGCCGCGCTCGAGCAGGACCCCGCGACCCGCGACGTGCCGGTGGTGGGCCTGACCCAGGCCGCCGGCGACGCCTCGCTGATGGCGCTGGCCGGCGGCGTGGTGGCGACAACGATGGCCGGCGGCACCGGCACGCAGGGATTCGCGCCGCTGCTGGGCGTGCGCACCGACGTCGACAAGGAGCAACGGTGA
- a CDS encoding bifunctional riboflavin kinase/FAD synthetase — protein MQRWRGYEAVPGGFGRSVVTIGVFDGVHRGHQAIIGYTVKRARDMGLQSVVVTFDPHPAEVVRPGSHPAVLTEPVRKAELLEQLGVDALCVVPFTPAFSHLGPEEFVHDVLVDALHAAVVVEGDNFRFGHKAAGDLPLLARLGRTFGFTVEEAPLVAEDGLVFSSTYIRSCVDAGDVAAAAAALGRPHRLAGVVVRGDQRGRELGFPTANLMCHRYAAIPADGVYAAWLVRGGDRGGPLPASVSVGTNPTFSGRERRVEAYVLDFDGDLYGERVSLDFVAHLREQRTYTGIEPLVAQIRLDVEETRALLR, from the coding sequence ATGCAGCGGTGGCGCGGCTACGAGGCGGTGCCGGGCGGGTTCGGCCGGTCCGTGGTGACGATCGGGGTCTTCGACGGCGTGCACCGCGGCCACCAGGCGATCATCGGCTACACCGTGAAGCGCGCCCGCGACATGGGGCTGCAGTCGGTCGTCGTGACGTTCGACCCGCACCCCGCGGAGGTCGTACGGCCCGGCTCCCACCCGGCCGTGCTGACCGAGCCGGTGCGCAAGGCGGAGCTGCTCGAGCAACTCGGCGTCGACGCGCTCTGCGTGGTCCCGTTCACCCCGGCCTTCTCGCACCTCGGCCCGGAGGAGTTCGTGCACGACGTGCTCGTGGACGCGCTGCACGCCGCGGTGGTGGTCGAGGGGGACAACTTCCGCTTCGGTCACAAGGCGGCCGGCGACCTGCCGCTGCTCGCCCGGCTGGGCCGCACGTTCGGGTTCACCGTCGAGGAGGCGCCGCTCGTGGCCGAGGACGGGCTCGTCTTCTCGTCCACGTACATCCGCAGTTGCGTCGACGCCGGGGACGTCGCGGCCGCCGCCGCCGCGCTCGGCCGCCCGCACCGCCTGGCCGGCGTGGTGGTCCGCGGCGATCAGCGCGGCCGTGAGCTGGGCTTTCCCACCGCCAACCTGATGTGCCACCGCTATGCGGCCATCCCGGCCGACGGCGTGTACGCGGCCTGGCTGGTGCGCGGCGGTGACCGCGGCGGCCCGCTGCCGGCGTCCGTCTCGGTCGGCACCAACCCCACGTTCTCCGGCAGGGAGCGCCGGGTCGAGGCCTACGTCCTCGACTTCGACGGCGACCTGTACGGCGAACGGGTGAGCCTCGACTTCGTCGCCCATCTGCGGGAGCAGCGCACATATACCGGCATCGAGCCGCTGGTCGCGCAGATCCGCCTGGACGTGGAGGAGACCCGCGCGCTGCTGCGTTAG
- the rpsO gene encoding 30S ribosomal protein S15, with amino-acid sequence MALDQETKTKIMGEYATQEGDTGSPEVQVAMLTKRIADLTEHLKVHKHDHHSRRGLLLLVGRRRRLLNYVQKKDIARYRTLIERLGLRR; translated from the coding sequence ATGGCGCTCGACCAAGAGACCAAGACCAAGATCATGGGCGAGTACGCGACCCAGGAGGGCGACACCGGCTCTCCCGAGGTTCAGGTCGCGATGCTCACCAAGCGGATCGCCGACCTCACCGAGCACCTCAAGGTGCACAAGCACGACCACCACAGCCGTCGTGGTCTGCTGCTGCTGGTGGGTCGTCGCCGCCGCCTCCTCAACTACGTGCAGAAGAAGGACATCGCGCGCTACCGGACGCTGATCGAGCGTCTCGGCCTGCGCCGATGA
- a CDS encoding polyribonucleotide nucleotidyltransferase — translation MTEQKALGTETRTAVIDNGSFGTREVVFSTGRLAKQAAGSVIVQLGETTVLSATTAGKTPKEHFDFFPLTVDVEERMYAVGRIPGSFFRREGRPSEDAILTCRLIDRPLRPSFTKGLRNEVQVVETILALDPQHPYDVVAMNGASMSTKLSGLPFSGPVGSTRVAHVEGQWVAFPTLEELERATFDMVVAGRVTADGDVAIMMVEAEATPQAVKLIQAGATAPTEEVVASGLEAAKPAIRELCRAQSELAEVAAKPVQEFPVFLDYQDDVYAAVVEAVREETAEALKIAGKQEREEALDRVKAKAHELLDERFEGREKEISAAFRSVTKSEVRQRVLREQVRIDGRGPRDIRPLTAEVGILPRVHGSALFERGETQIMGVTTLNMLRMEQALDTLAPEKSKRYMHNYNFPPYSTGETGRVGSPKRREIGHGALAERALVPVLPSREEFPYAIRQVSEALGSNGSTSMGSVCASTLSLLSAGVPLKAPVAGIAMGLISDEVDGKTQYVALTDILGAEDAFGDMDFKVAGTSEFVTALQLDTKLDGIPSDVLAGALQQAHDARATILEVMDQAINSPAEMSQYAPRVTSVKIPVDKIGMVIGPKGQTINAIQDETGADISIEDDGTIYVGATNGPAAEAAVERINAIANPTLPKVGDKFLGTVVKTAAFGAFISLLPGRDGLLHISKVGDGKRVDKVEDFLNVGDKVEVSIADIDNRGKIYLDKVRPEGEAAPEGAAAPAASDKPREERAPRGDRGEGGDAPRRRRSRPSGDRGGDRG, via the coding sequence ATGACAGAGCAGAAAGCTCTCGGCACCGAAACTCGCACCGCCGTCATCGACAACGGCTCGTTCGGCACCCGCGAGGTCGTCTTCTCCACCGGCCGGCTGGCCAAGCAGGCCGCCGGCTCGGTGATCGTCCAGCTGGGCGAGACCACGGTCCTGTCGGCCACCACGGCCGGCAAGACGCCCAAGGAGCACTTCGACTTCTTCCCGCTCACGGTGGACGTCGAGGAGCGGATGTACGCGGTCGGGCGCATCCCCGGCTCGTTCTTCCGCCGCGAGGGCCGCCCCAGCGAGGACGCCATCCTCACCTGCCGCCTGATCGACCGGCCGCTGCGCCCGTCGTTCACCAAGGGCCTGCGCAACGAGGTCCAGGTCGTCGAGACCATCCTCGCGCTCGACCCGCAGCACCCGTACGACGTCGTCGCCATGAACGGCGCCTCGATGTCGACCAAGCTCTCCGGCCTGCCGTTCAGCGGCCCGGTCGGCTCGACCCGCGTCGCGCACGTCGAGGGCCAGTGGGTCGCCTTCCCGACCCTCGAGGAGCTCGAGCGCGCCACCTTCGACATGGTGGTCGCGGGCCGGGTCACCGCCGACGGCGATGTCGCGATCATGATGGTCGAGGCCGAGGCCACCCCGCAGGCGGTCAAGCTGATCCAGGCCGGCGCCACCGCGCCGACCGAGGAGGTCGTCGCCAGCGGGCTCGAGGCCGCCAAGCCGGCCATCCGCGAGCTGTGCCGCGCGCAGAGCGAGCTCGCCGAGGTCGCCGCGAAGCCGGTCCAGGAGTTCCCGGTCTTCCTCGACTACCAGGACGACGTCTACGCCGCCGTGGTCGAGGCTGTCCGCGAGGAGACCGCCGAGGCGCTCAAGATCGCCGGTAAGCAGGAGCGCGAGGAGGCCCTCGACCGGGTCAAGGCCAAGGCGCACGAGCTGCTCGACGAGCGGTTCGAGGGCCGGGAGAAGGAGATCAGCGCGGCGTTCCGCTCGGTCACCAAGTCCGAGGTCCGCCAGCGCGTGCTGCGCGAGCAGGTCCGCATCGACGGCCGCGGCCCGCGCGACATCCGCCCGCTGACCGCCGAGGTCGGCATCCTCCCGCGGGTGCACGGCTCGGCGCTGTTCGAGCGGGGCGAGACCCAGATCATGGGCGTCACCACGCTGAACATGCTGCGCATGGAGCAGGCCCTGGACACGCTCGCCCCCGAGAAGTCCAAGCGCTACATGCACAACTACAACTTCCCGCCGTACTCGACCGGTGAGACCGGCCGGGTGGGCTCGCCGAAGCGCCGCGAGATCGGCCACGGCGCGCTGGCCGAGCGGGCCCTCGTGCCCGTGCTGCCGTCGCGCGAGGAGTTCCCGTACGCGATCCGCCAGGTCTCCGAGGCGCTGGGCTCCAACGGCTCGACCTCGATGGGCTCGGTCTGCGCCTCCACGCTGTCGCTGCTGAGCGCCGGCGTGCCGCTCAAGGCGCCGGTCGCCGGCATCGCGATGGGCCTGATCTCGGACGAGGTCGACGGCAAGACGCAGTACGTCGCGCTGACCGACATCCTCGGCGCTGAGGACGCGTTCGGCGACATGGACTTCAAGGTCGCCGGCACCAGCGAGTTCGTCACCGCGCTGCAGCTCGACACCAAGCTCGACGGCATCCCGTCGGACGTGCTGGCCGGCGCGCTGCAGCAGGCCCACGACGCCCGGGCCACGATCCTCGAGGTCATGGACCAGGCGATCAACAGCCCGGCCGAGATGAGCCAGTACGCGCCGCGGGTCACCAGCGTGAAGATCCCGGTCGACAAGATCGGCATGGTCATCGGCCCGAAGGGCCAGACGATCAACGCGATCCAGGACGAGACCGGCGCCGACATCTCCATCGAGGACGACGGCACGATCTACGTCGGCGCGACCAACGGCCCGGCCGCCGAGGCCGCGGTCGAGCGGATCAACGCCATCGCGAACCCGACCCTGCCGAAGGTGGGGGACAAGTTCCTCGGCACGGTGGTGAAGACGGCCGCGTTCGGCGCGTTCATCTCGCTGCTGCCCGGCCGCGACGGCCTGCTGCACATCTCCAAGGTGGGCGACGGCAAGCGCGTCGACAAGGTCGAGGACTTCCTCAACGTCGGCGACAAGGTCGAGGTCTCGATCGCGGACATCGACAACCGGGGCAAGATCTACCTCGACAAGGTCCGCCCCGAGGGCGAGGCGGCTCCCGAGGGCGCTGCGGCTCCCGCGGCGTCGGACAAGCCCCGCGAGGAGCGCGCTCCCCGCGGTGACCGGGGCGAGGGTGGCGACGCGCCGCGCCGGCGCCGGTCGCGTCCGAGCGGCGACCGCGGTGGCGACCGCGGCTAA